One genomic window of Biomphalaria glabrata chromosome 9, xgBioGlab47.1, whole genome shotgun sequence includes the following:
- the LOC106076524 gene encoding gastrula zinc finger protein xLCGF3.1-like — protein sequence MRQEEEMTSTNAMHDHMESSLSNEIVSDKIKKSTCTDNHQLNKLFTCQICQKGFSSSKILQNHELIHAGEKTNKCQICQKGFSRSSDLKKHQQTHTDEKTNKCQICQKGFSSSSYLKQHKLIHTGEQPFKCQICHKGFSSSSYLKQHQLIHTGEQPFKCDTCGKGLSYFSSLKQHQLVHTGEKPFKCDTCGKGLSNFSSMKKHLLVHTSEKLFKCQICQKGFTHSDYLKKHQLVHTGEKTFKCQICPKGFSYTSSLKQHQLVHTGEKTFKCQICQKGFSYASSLKQHQLVHTGEKPFKCQICQKGFSYASSLKQHQLLHTGEKPFICQICQKGFSRFHHLKQHQLVHTGEKTFKSVVPKRFCPIAPLSCFLVFGRPTG from the coding sequence ATGAGGCAAGAAGAAGAAATGACTTCAACAAATGCAATGCATGATCATATGGAATCAAGCCTATCCAATGAAATTGTTTCAGATAAGATCAAGAAATCTACTTGCACAGATAATCATCaattaaataaacttttcaCTTGCCAAATTTGTCAAAAAGGATTTTCTAgctctaaaatattacaaaatcatGAGTTGATTCATGCTggtgaaaaaacaaataaatgtcaaatatgtcagaaaggattttctcGTTCTTCTGATTTGAAGAAACACCAACAGACTCATACTgatgaaaaaacaaataaatgtcaaatatgtcaaaaAGGATTTTCTTCATCTAGTTATTTGAAACAACACAAACTGATTCATACTGGTGAacaaccatttaaatgtcaaatatgtcacaaAGGTTTTTCTTCATCTAGTTATTTGAAACAACACCAACTGATTCATACTGGTGAACAACCATTTAAATGTGACACTTGTGGAAAAGGATTATCTTATTTTTCATCTTTGAAACAACACCAGCtagttcatactggtgaaaaaccatttaaatgtgacACATGTGGAAAAGGATTATCTAATTTTTCATCTATGAAAAAACACCTACTAGTTCATACTAGTGAAAAACTattcaaatgtcaaatatgtcagaaaggatttacTCATTCTGATTATTTGAAAAAACACCAACttgttcatactggtgaaaaaacatttaaatgtcaaatttgtccAAAAGGATTTTCTTACACTAGTAGTTTGAAACAACACCAACtggttcatactggtgaaaaaacatttaaatgtcaaatatgtcagaaaggattttcttACGCTAGTAGTTTGAAACAACACCAACtggttcatactggtgaaaaaccatttaaatgtcaaatatgtcagaaaggattttcttATGCTAGTAGTTTGAAACAACACCAACTacttcatactggtgaaaaaccatttatatgtcaaatatgtcagaaagggtTTTCTCGGTTTCATCATTTGAAACAACACCAACttgttcatactggtgaaaaaacatttaaatcagtggttcccaaacgttTTTGTCCCATAGCCCCCCtgtcatgttttctggtttttggTAGACCCACAGGTTaa